TTCCGCACCAAAAGATACTGGTTTACGGCAAAGATGGCAAAAAGCTATTCCAAGGAAAAACTTTGTTGTAAACGACAAGACCTACGTTTGTTCCAAACATTTTTCCGAGGAAGACATAGTATGGTATTGGGAGTCTGGCGGAATAAAGGTACAtatgttttcattttctattaggtactaggtattataaattatattaattttttattgttcatatttttgtaatatcattttatgtacctaggtactattttgattgagaaataatattaactttaactcttaataaatataaaatatattaggttttattacatatttttttcttgatattaTTAGATTCAATATACAAGATGCCGATTAAGAGAAGGAGCAGTACCTTCAATATTTCCTGGTCCAAGTTACCTATCTAAACCAAATAAACAACCAAGAAAACCACCATGTCTTCGTCAAGGtaacttacaaaaaaattagttaattttataacagttagttattatattcaatattaagtagtatttaataaaaatttacatcaagtaaaattaaattatttaaaaataaaatgttaagttatattttaatatagcttTAAATTTAGTTCAtaagttgaaataaatataaattatgtaagttggtatattatagtatatgtattcctttatttatgtatttagcAACTGTTTGTGATATGAATATCAGTAAATCATTGGACAGAGATCATAATGCATCATCCAAAGCTGAATTACCTGTAGAAGGTAGGATTTCAAACTCaatattagtatttacatattatgtattacaacatttatcacactaataaactatattttttttcagacaaTTTGTTTCATGATTTAAACCAACCAGAGTTGTTTCAATGTCCCACTCCATGGATACTAATAGCATGTGATAAAAAAGAAGAATTTTGTATAGCTACTTTAAATGGAGTAGGTGAAGTTCCTACTGTagagaaatgtataaaagtcAATAAAGATTGTCAAGTATCTTTTTGGATTAATGGTCAACAATTTGGGTCTGATGAACTT
This sequence is a window from Acyrthosiphon pisum isolate AL4f unplaced genomic scaffold, pea_aphid_22Mar2018_4r6ur Scaffold_21326;HRSCAF=23647, whole genome shotgun sequence. Protein-coding genes within it:
- the LOC115034860 gene encoding THAP domain-containing protein 2-like yields the protein MVAKCCVVGCTSGYKSNTEKVLQFSAPKDTGLRQRWQKAIPRKNFVVNDKTYVCSKHFSEEDIVWYWESGGIKIQYTRCRLREGAVPSIFPGPSYLSKPNKQPRKPPCLRQGNLQKN